Genomic segment of Chitinophaga varians:
AGACAAAAAAACGGGCATATGCAAAAAACGCACCGCTCCTTTTTTGCATGGCCATAACATGGGTCTGGGACAAAAATAACAGAACCGGCAGAATTTTGCACTTTTGGAAGATAAATAATTTTTCTGCACTTTTTGTAATGATTTAAATATCTGGTTTTTAATTAATTGTATTGATATTGTTTTATTTCTATCAGTATTTTTTGCATAGTTGGCGCAAAATAATTGCAAATAATTTGCAGTTTTCGCAGGAATCCCTATTTTTATCCCTGTAATTTCCGCATTATTTGAAGAACTAACTATCAACCAAACCACATGATGAAGCATATCATAACCGTGGCCAACTTTCCGAAGATATTCCTGCCACTCCTGGGCCTGTTATTTTCTGTCTGTAGCTATGCCCAGTCCGACCTGGTATCCGGGACCGTCACCAGCGCAGGCGACGGACAAAAAATCATCGGCGCCTCCGTATCGCTCGTCGGCGCTAAAGGCATCGGCGCCCTGACCAGCGAAACCGGTCAGTTCTCTATTAAAATACCTTCCTCCGTTACCGGTGAAATCACCCTCGCCGTCACCTTCGTAGGGTACGACCGCAAAGAGGTAAAAGTATCCCGGGGACAGTCCAACATCAATATCCAGCTGACAACAAATACCAAAGCGCTGGGTGAACTGGTGGTAACGGCACTGGGTATCAAAAAAGAGAAAAAAGCACTGGCCTATGCTGTCACCGAAGTAAAAGGCAGCGAATTCACACAGGCCCGCGAAATCAACGTGGCAGACGCACTCACCGGTAAAATCGCCGGCGTGAACGCCTCAAGCCTCGCCAGCGGCCCCGGTGGCTCCAGCCGTGTCATCATCCGGGGCAACGGCTCCCTCAACGGCGACAACCAGCCGCTGTACGTGGTAAACGGCATGCCCATCGACAATACCACCCAAAGCACCATCACCAGCGGCGCTTCCAATGGGCTCAACTATGACCGCGGCGATGGTATCGCAGGCATCAACCCCGACGATATTGAATCCATTACCGTGCTCAAAGGCGGCCCGGCCGCAGCCCTCTACGGCGCCCGCGCCTCCAACGGCGTTATCCTTATCACCACCAAAAAAGGCGTGGCACAGAAAGGCATCGGCGTAGACTATAACACCACCTACACCCTGGAAACACCGTCGGTCATCCCTGACTGGCAATATGAGTACGGCTCCGGTCAGAAAGGACTGAAACCAGCTACCAAAGCGGATGCTATCGCGGCAGGCCGCCTCTCCTGGGGGCCGAAAATCGACGGCAGCAACGTGGTCCAGTTCGACGGGGTGGAACGCCCTTATGTGGCCCGGAAAAACAACATCAAAAACTTCTATAATACCGGCAACACGTTCACCAATACACTGGCGTTCTCCGGCGGCAACGAAAACACAAAATATCGTGTATCCCTGTCCGATATGAACAACCGCAGCCTGGTGCCCAGCCAGTCGCTCAACAAAAAAATCGGCTCGGTGAGCATTGCTTCCAACCTGGGCAAACGCCTCTCTATTGAGGCCTATGCGCAGTACAACGTGGAAAAGGCCAAAAACAGAAGCAGCGTCTCCGACGCGCCCGGCAACGTTAACTGGGGCACGTACATGATCGCCAACACCGTAGATATCCGCAACCTCAATCCGGGTTATGACGCCACCGATAAAGAAGTGGAATGGAACCCCTCCGGTTTCGCTTCCAACCCCTACTTTGTAGCTAACCGCTTTCGTAACAACGATGACCGCAAACGTTTTATCGGTAACGCCAGCATCAAATACAACCTGCTGGACAACCTCTTCGTGCGCGGTCGTGTAAGCCATGATTATCTGAACATCAACTACACCGGTATCGTGCCCACTGGTACGCTCTTCGCTCCGAAAGGCCTCTATCAGCAGTACAATACCATCGCCACTGAAACCAACGGTGAACTGACCATCAACTACCAGGGCAAACTGAGCCGCGATCTCGCCATCACCGCCATGGCAGGCGGCAACAGGCGCAAATCCATATCTGACGGAACAAATCTGAACGGTACAGATTTCTTCGCGCCCGGCTTCTATGACCCGTCCAACGTGGTAAGCCTTAACACCACCAACGTAAACCAGCGGCAAGCCACCAACTCCCTGTTCGGCTCGGTGGACCTGTCTTTCAAAGACCTGTTGTTCCTGACCGCCACCGGCCGCAATGACTGGTTCTCTACGCTGTCGCCACAAAACAACAACATCTTTTATCCTTCCGTAGGCGCCAGCTTCCTGCTGTCTGAAGCAGTGAAAATGCCTTCCTGGATCAACTACGCCAAAGTACGTACGTCATGGGCACAGGTAGGCGGTGCTACGCCACAACCTTACATCCTGCGGCAGACTTACTCCGTGCTTTCCGGTGGCGGCCACCTCGGCCAACCGCTGCAAACGCCTACCCAGACTACCTCCCAGGGTAGCGGTTCCGGTCTGCTGCAAGCACCCAACCCCAACCTGAAGCCGCTGCTCTCAACTACTTTCGAAGCCGGTATCGAAGCGCGTATGCTCAACAACCGCTTGTCTGCAGACATTACGGTGTATAGCCGCAAAACCACCAACGATATCATGCAGGCGGCCATCTCCCCGGCGTCAGGGTATAACTTCGCTATCCTCAACGTAGGCGAAATGAGCAACAAAGGCGTGGAAGTATTGCTGACCGGCGTACCGGTCAAACAGAAGAATTTCTCCTGGGACATCAGCTACAACATGGCCTATAATAAAAACGAAGTGCTGAAACTGACTGAAGGCATCAACAGCCTCCAGCTGGACGTAAGCGTTAACAGTTACGCCTATATTTTTGCGGAAATCGGCAAAGCCTACAGCACCATCAAAGGCTTTAAAGTACTGAAAGACGCCAGCGGCAATACCGTATACGACAAAGCCACCGGCTATGAAATGCGTACCGGTCTGACTGACCTCGGCACCGGCGTGTCTCCCTTCTCTGCTGGTATCACCAACAACTTTACCTACAAACGTTTTAACCTGAGCTTCCTGATCGACGGTAAATTCGGCGGACATGTATATTCCGCTACCAACCTGTATGCTACCCGCTTCGGCCTGAACAAGATCACCCTGCCAGGCAGGGAAGACGGTCTTACCGTTACCGGCGTAGACCAGGACGGCAAACCGTTTACCAAAACATTTACCTACGCTACCGGTCTGCAGGCGTACTACGACAACTACAAAAACCTCTCTGAGAAATTTGTATACGACGCCAGCTTCATCAAACTGCGTCAGGTGGTGCTCAGCTACAACATCCCGACGAAAGTGTTTGCCTTTGCCAAACTGCAGGGCGCTACCGTTTCTTTCGTAGCAAGGAACCTGTTTATCCTGTATAAGAATGCGCCCAATATTGATCCGGAATCAACCTTCAGCAACTCCAATGCGCAAGGCTTTGAAATGTTCGGGGTACCCCGTACCCGGAGCTATGGCGTAAACCTCCAGGTAAAACTTTAGTTCATTCTTAAAATTGATCAGCTCATGCAACGTATTGCCAGATATAAATTCATTTTGCTCTTAGGAGCGGTACTGGGGTTAGCTTCCTGTGACAAAGACTTTGAAGCGCTCAACGTAAACCCGAATGCTTCCGAAAAACCAAATATTGATTTGCTGTTCACGCAAAGTCTGCTGAAAGGTAACCTGCCATTGGACCGTGCTTATTTCTTCACCTCGTACCTGCATAGCGGCACCTATATCCAGCACTATGCCATCGCCAAGGAGATGGCCGGGTCCGGCGCCGGTGACAAATACGCCGTCAATGATTTCTACCAGAGCTTTTACTACCGGAACATCTATACGAATACGATGACCACGCTGGCCGAGATCATCGAAGCAGCGCAGGCGCCGGAGAATGTGAACAAGCTCGCGGTGGCCCGTCTCTGGAAAGTATTGCTCATGCAGCGTATCACTGATCTTTATGGTGATGTGCCTTACAGCGAGGCTACCCGCGGTAAATCCAATCTCTTCCAGCCTAAATACGATGCGCAGGAAGATATCTATGCCGCGCTGCTGAAAGAAACGGAAGACGCTATTAAATCATTCGATGCTTCCAAAGCCACCTTTGGCAATGCGGACCTGATCTATAAAGGCAACATCGCCCAGTGGAAAAAATTCGGCTACTCCCTGATGCTGCGGCTGGCCATGCGCACCACCCGCGCTACCAGCACCAAAGTGATCGCCAAAGACTGGGCACAGAAAGCAGTGGCCGGCGGCGTGATCACCGATGCGGCAGACAATGCAGTGGTAAGATATTCCAACGGTCCGCAGACTTATAACAACAATCCCATTGCTTTTGAACTGGTAAACCAGGACTATGTGCCTTCTTCCAAAGGCGCCAGCAACCAGGAATGGGGCAAGTTCAGCAAAACATTTATCGATTTCCTGAAAAACCATAATGATCCGCGGCTGGGCGTAGTATCTGTGGTATGGACCAATGGCAACCCGGATACTACCGCCGCTTTACAAAAAGGCATGGCCAACGGTACCGATGTGAAACCGGCCAACCCCGCTTCTTATTCAGAACCCAATCCGGCAACTATCCTCAACTATGCTTCACCGCTGCTGGTGATGACCAATGCGGAGATGAACCTGCTACTCAGTGAAGTAGCGCTGCGTGGCTGGAGCTCCGGTGATAAAGCACAGCTGTATGCCAACGGTGTGACCGCTGCCCTGCGCAACTGGAGCCTGTTTGGCGCTGCGGGCACCATCGCGCCGGAACGTATCAGTCAATATGTGACAGATAACGCCCTGAATACCGGCGGCTCCTTTGATGCGCAGATGGAACAGATCCATACCCAGTTCTGGGTAGCGCTGCTGCTCGACGAGCAGGAGGCTTACGCCAACTGGCGTCGTACCGGTTACCCGGTACTGGTGCCGGTGAACTACACCGGTAATGTAACAGGCGGCACTATCCCGCGCAGGCTGCCTTATTCGCAGACAGAACAGGGTATCAACGGGCCCAACTACAACGAAGCCGTAAAGAGACAAGGACCAGATTTATTAACAACCAGAATATGGTGGGACAAATAATCATGACAAGAGTATTCCTGTTTTCTGTACTCATAACGGTTCATACATGCCTCCTCGCACAAGGAAAAAGGGTTGCCGCTCCGGCAGCCCTGATTCCTTTACCGGTGGCTGCCTCCTGGACAGCTGACAGCGCTTTTATTACCGCCCGCGCGGCAATAAAGGCCATGCCCGGCCTGGAGCAGGACGCAGCGTTGCTGCAATCGTATATGCAGGCCGTTAGTGACCGCCCGGTAAAAGGACGTACAGCCGCTGCCGTTAGCCTGTCCATCGATTCACTGGCGGTAAAACAGCCGGAAGGATACCTGTTGCACGTAACGCCGCAGCAGGTGACGCTGACGGCACATGATGCAGCGGGTATCGGTCATGGTATCGCTACGCTGCGGCAGCTGTGGAAACCGGCAGCCGGCGGCGGACTGGTATTGCCGGGAGCGATGATCACGGACTATCCCCGCTTTGGGTACCGTGGCATGCACCTGGACGTGAGCCGGCATTTCTTTTCGATAGACTATGTCAAAAATTTCATTGATCAGCTGGCGTTGTATAAGTTCAACAATTTCCACTGGCATCTGACGGACGACCAGGGATGGCGCATTGAGATCAAAAAATATCCCCGCCTGCAGGAAGTGGCGGCCTGGCGCGATCAGACCATGATCGGGCATAAGAAAGAGCTGCCGCATCGTTTCGACGGTAAAAAATACGGCGGCTACTACACGCAGGAGCAGGTGAAGGAAGTAGTGGCCTATGCCGCCGCCCGGCACATTAATGTAATTCCGGAAATTGAGATGCCCGGCCATGCGCTGGCCGCCATGGCGGCTTATCCGTCGCTGGGCTGCACCGGCGGCCCTTATAAAACCGCTCAATTCTGGGGCATCTTCGATGATGTGTTCTGTGCGGGTAAGGACAGCACCTTCCTCTTTTTACAGGACGTGCTGGATGAAGTGATCGCCCTGTTCCCTTCTTCGTATATTCATATCGGTGGTGACGAATGCCCGAAGGTGAGATGGAAGCAGTGTGCTGCCTGTCAGCAACGCATGAAGGCGGAACACCTGGCTGATGAAGACGCCTTGCAGAGTTATTTCATCCGCCGTATCAGCGATTATGTGAACAGCAAAGGGCGCCGTATCATCGGCTGGGACGAGATCCTGGAAGGAGGGCTGGCGCCGGGCGCCACGGTGATGAGCTGGCGCGGCGTGGAAGGTGCGGTGATGGCCGCCAGGCAACAACAGCAGGTGATCATGACACCGGAAGATGAATTGTATTTTGACCACTACCAGTCATTGTACCCTGAGGAGCAGACCGCGGCGGCTGGTTATACGCCACTGGAAGCGGTGTATGGTTATGAGCCACTGGTGGCTGCCGGTGATACGGCGTTGCTGCCTTATATCGCAGGCATTCAGGGCGGCATCTGGAGTGAATATCTGTCTACGGAAACCAAGGCCAACTATATGATCTATCCCCGGTTGCAGGCGACGGCCGAAAGGGCCTGGTCGCCAGCAACCGTGAGGGATTACAACCAGTTCACACAAAGGCTCGCTGCGTTGACGGGTGACCGTTATACCACCTATAAAGAGATCAACTACCGGTTGGACAGCCTGGCCCCTGGCAGTCTGTACGTGAGCCTGCACGCACATCAGCCGGGCGCGGTGGTCCGTTATACAACAGATGGGAGTGTGCCCGTTGCCGGTAGTCCGGCGTATAAGGGCCCTGTTCATATTAGCCGCAGTGCCGTGTTGCAGGCGCAATTGTTTGTGCAGGGCAAACCGGTAGGGCGGTTGTTCCGTCAATCGTTTGAAATCTGCAAAGCTACCGGCGCGCAGGTAACATGGCAGCAACCGCCCAATACCAAATATACCGCTGCGCCTTCATTGCTGGTAAACGGTATCGCCGGCACGCACCGCTTCAATGACGGGCAGTGGCTGGGCTTCTCGGCCCGGGACCTGCAGGCGACCATAGACCTGGGCAACGTACAGGAAATAAAGCTGGTGGGCGCCAATGTGCTCAACTATCACTGGCAGAAAATGTGGGCGCCTGTGTCGCTGGTGTTTGAAGCATCTTCAGACGGTAAAAGCTTTGAGCGTATAGCCGTGGCTGATAGTTTCCCGGTAAATGGCATTAATGCCGTACGGTTGACCGTAAAACCGGTACAGGCGCGGTATATTAAAGTGACTGCCGTCAACAGGGGCGTGGTCCCTGCCGGCGAATATGGCGCCGGAGGCAGGGCTATGTTGCTGGCAGACGAAATTATTGTTAACTGATGCTGTGCGTATTGATTCCACGTTAGCATTACATTTTATACGGCATGGCATTTTTGATCGTTGTTTTATGCATCCTGTTGCTGATGGTACTGGTAACACTGGCCAAATGCAACGTCTTTGTGGCTTTTCTGATTGTGTCCGCGCTGGCGGGCTGGTGGCTGGGCATGCCGTTACAGTCCATTACCGGCGCCATGCAGAAAGGCATCGGTGACACGATGGGCGGGTTATTGATCATTATCATCCTGGGGGCCATGTTGGGCAAGCTGGTGGCGGAGAGCGGTGCGGCGCGGCAGATCGCGCAGACGCTGATCCGTTTATTCGGTACGCGTTACATACAGTGGGCATTGCTGGTGGCTGGCTTTATTATCGGCATCCCGTTGTATTACGGTGTGGGCTTCGTGTTGCTCGTTCCCTTGATATTTTCTGTGGTCTACCAATACAAGCTGCCGGCGGTATATATCGGGTTACCCACGCTGGCGGCTTTGTCTGTCACCCATGGCTTTTTACCGCCGCATCCCTCGCCGGTGGCGCTGGTGACACAGTTTCACGCCAATATGGGACTGACGCTGATATACGGCCTGATAGTGGCTGTGCCGGCCATCGTAGTGGCGGGACCGTTATTTGCCCGTTATCTGAAAAAAATACCGGCGTCGCCATCTCCTCTTTTTCAGTCGCAGGAAAATCAGGCGCAGGTTTTGCCTGGAGCAGTGAACAGTTTTTTAACGGCCTTGTTGCCGGTATTATTGCTAGTTATCACCACCGGGGTGTTGCATACCACCCCGGTGAATTCGCGGCTGCATGGTTTTCTCTCTTTTGCCGGCGATGCATCGGTAGTGATGCTGTGTTGTTTGCTGATCGCCACTTTTTCGCTGGGCATCGCGCAGCGGAAGTCGCTGAAAGATATCATGAACATATACGCAGAATCGGTGAAAGACATTGCCATGGTAATGTTGATCATAGCAGGGTCGGGCGCGTTGAAGGAAGTGCTGGCCGGTAGCGGCGTGAGTGCACAGATAGCCGGGGCCATGAGTTCCTGGCATATCCCGGTGTTGGTGCTGGGCTGGCTGATGGCCGCCGTTATCCGCGCCAGCATTGGTTCCGCTACGGTGGCCGGGCTCACGGCCGCAGGTATGATGGCGCCGTTTATTGTCACGGGGCAGGTAGATCCTAACCTGATGGTACTGTCGATAGGAGCGGGCAGCCTGATGTTCTCACATGTCAACGATGCCGGCTTCTGGATGTTCAAAGAGTACTTTAACATCAGCATAAAAGACACTTTCCTGTCGTGGTCCGTGATGGAAACTATTGTGGGCGTCATGGGCCTGCTGGGGGTACTGGCGCTCAACGCGCTGATTGGTCATTAAAGCATTTATTAAACCAGAATATATGGAAAACAAAGCAGCAGAAAAATTAAAAGCATTAGGCCTGGAATTACCACCGGCGCCAACGCCACTGGGCGTGTACAAACCTTTCCTGATTGACGGGAAGTATCTTTATCTGTCTGGCCACGGACCGGTGCAGCAGGACAAGTCGCTGATCATTGGCAGGATAGGCAGTGAGATGGACATGGAACAGGGTAAACTGGCTGCACGGCAGGTGGGCCTGACGATGTTGTCTACCATCAACACACATGTAGGTTTGGAGAAAGTGAAAAGGGTGATCAAAGTGTTGGGCATGGTCAACTGTACACCGGAGTTTGAACGGCATCCTTATATCATCAATGGTTGCAGCGAACTGTTTGCCGCCATCTGGGGCGAAGAAAACGGTATCGGCGTACGCAGCGCCGTGGGCTTCGGTTCCCTGCCCGACAATATCCCGGTAGAGATAGAAGCCTTGTTTGAATTGTATTAAGATGGCTGCAGCAGATGCCGGGGAAAATATTATCTTTCCCTTAAAATTTGGATCATGCAAAAGCGGGATGGAACAACAGCAGTCAGGCTGGCGGCTTTCGGTGAATTTCTGCTGAGGCTTCACAGCAACAGCGGTAAACGTTTCGGTCAGTCAGACGGATATATTCCTTTTTACGCCGGCGCGGAGGCCAACGTATGCGTACTGTTGTCCCGCCTGGGCATATCCACGGAGTATATCACCCGGGTGCCGGACAACGATCTGGCCGCAACAGGACTGCAACAGCTGCGTGGCCATGGCGTAGGCACCGGAAGGGTTGTCTGTGGCGGCGACAGGCTGGGGTTGTATTTTACCGAATCCGGTAACGGCATACGCCCCGGGCGTGTGATCTATGACCGTGCCGGTTCCTCTTTCGCCACTTTGCAGCCGGGGGATATCGCCTGGTCATCTGTACTGGCAGACATCGATGTGTTTCACTGGTCCGGCGTGGCTGCCGCATTGTCCGCCAGCAGCGCCGCTGTTTGCGCGGAAGCGCTGGAAGCAGCAAGTGCAGCAGGTCTTACCATCTCGTCAGATTTTAACTACCGTGCCACGCTCTGGAAATACGGGCAGCACCCTTCTGCTGTGATGCCTGCCTTATTGCAACACAGCGATATGACCGTGGCCGATCTGGACGCAGTGAACGTATATTACAATATTGAAACAGATAAACAGCTCCCGCCGGAGAAAAGATTTGAACAGTGCTATGATCAGTTGCGCCGGCATATGCCGAAGCTGAAAACACTGGCCATGAGTTTCCGGAAAGTACAGGGCAATCAGCTGGTGTATTTCGGGGCGCTCGCACAGGGCGACCAGTATTATTTTTCAGAAGGATTTACTGTTCCGCAGGTCACCGACCAGATAGGCGCCGGCGATGCTTTTACCGCAGGTGTTTTGTTTGGCGTCATCAACCAGTACCCGCCACAGCGTATCATCGATTTCGCTGTAGCCTGTGGCACGCTCAAACAGAGCATCCACGGCGACTGGGCACTGGTGAATGAACGGGAAGTGACCGACCTGATGGCCAACGGCCCTTCGGGAAGGATAGTACGATAACTACTTTTATTATGTTTACGATTGATGCACACCTCGACCTCAGTATGAACGCCCTGGAATGGAACAGGGACCTGCGGCAGCCGGTAATGGCCATCCGCAGCCGGGAGGCAGGTCTACAGGATAAACCGGACAGGGCTAAAGGCGTAGTGGCTTTTCCCGAGCTTCGTAAAGGAAATATCGGTCTCGTAGTGGCCACGCAGATAGGACGTTATGTGGCGCCTGACAATCCTTTGCCGGGCTGGCATTCGCCTGAGCAGGCATGGGCACAGACACAGGGGCAGCTGGCATGGTACAAGGCCATGGAAGATGCCGGTGAAATGGTAATGATCAAAGACCTGCCTGCATTGGAACAGCATATCGCCCTGTGGAACGATGGCACGCCCAATGACAACAAACCCATTGGATATATCCTGAGCCTCGAAGGAGCCGATTCACTGGTAACGTTGGACCACCTGCACAGGGCTTATCAAAACGGCCTCCGTGCCGTAGGGCCCGCCCACTACGGACCCGGACGTTATGCCAACGGTACCGACGCTACCGGCCATCTGAATGAACAGGGACGCCAGCTGGTCCGGGAGATGGAAAAGCTGAACATGATACTCGACGCCACCCACCTGTGCGACGACGCTTTCTGGGATGCCATGGACATCTTCAACGGCGCGGTATGGGCCAGCCATAACAACTGCCGCGCACTGGTAGACCACAACCGCCAGTTCAGCGATGATATGATCAAAACACTGGTGCAGAAAGGCGCTGTCATAGGAGGCGCACTCGATGCCTGGATGATGGTACCGGGATGGGTACGGGCACAGTCTACCCCTGAAGGCATGCACTGCAATCTCGAAAAACTTATTGATCACATGGACCATATCTGCCAGATTGCCGGCAACTCCCTGCATGTAGGTATCGGTACAGACCTGGACGGCGCTTTCGGAAAAGAGCAATGCCCTTATGATCTGGAAACGATCGCAGACCTGCAGAAGTTACCGGATATGTTGTCCGGAAGAGGCTATAAGGCCGCAGATATTGAAAACATCATGCACGGGAACTGGTTACGGTTCCTCCGTCATGCCTGGAAATAACGCACGCGGATTAAAAAAATTACAAAAGCGCGAAGCCATACAGCTTCGCGCTTTTGCGTTTATTATTTTGTTAGCAGGCGAAGCGGGGCCTTCGTCCCCGTGAGTTTCAGAACGTTGGCCTGTTTGCTGGTCATCCATGCCGGAAGCGGAGCGCCCTTCAGGTAATAGCTGAAAAACTCCAGCATGCGTGTGTTATAATCCAGCGCAGGCTTGTCGAAGATACTATGGCCCTGTCCTTCATATTGCAGGAAATAAACCACCTTGCCCATGCGCCTCATACCGGTGAAAAACTCAATTCCCTGCCCTACGGGCACATCACCATCGTCCATATTATGCATGAGTAGTAAAGGCGTTTGTATTTTATCGATGTTGAACACGGGAGAGTTCTCCAGGTACAGGTCCGGCCTGTCCCACAGTGAAGCGCCGATACGGTCGCGATATAACTCGTACTGGCCCTGTCTGGAATATCCGGAGCCGATGATAGAGCCGTATGCGCTGACGAAATTAGTAAAGCCGGCGGCTGAACAGGCGGCCGCGAAACGGCCGGTATGCGTGATGATGTAGTTGGTCTGGAAGCCGCCGAAGCTGTGCCCCTGAAGGCCCATCCTGCTGGAGTCCACATAGGGCAGCTGTACCAGCCTGTCAGCAGCGCCCATCACCGTATTCAGGGAACTGCGGCCCGGATACCCTATTTCAAAATGTACATCGGGCGTAAAAACGAGGAAGCCGTTGCTGACGAAATAGGGAATGTTCATTGGCCCCATACTGGGTTCCGGCCGTATATAAAGGTGCAGGCACTCACTGATCTTCTCATAATAGTAAAAGATAACAGGATATTTTTTTT
This window contains:
- a CDS encoding dipeptidase, whose translation is MFTIDAHLDLSMNALEWNRDLRQPVMAIRSREAGLQDKPDRAKGVVAFPELRKGNIGLVVATQIGRYVAPDNPLPGWHSPEQAWAQTQGQLAWYKAMEDAGEMVMIKDLPALEQHIALWNDGTPNDNKPIGYILSLEGADSLVTLDHLHRAYQNGLRAVGPAHYGPGRYANGTDATGHLNEQGRQLVREMEKLNMILDATHLCDDAFWDAMDIFNGAVWASHNNCRALVDHNRQFSDDMIKTLVQKGAVIGGALDAWMMVPGWVRAQSTPEGMHCNLEKLIDHMDHICQIAGNSLHVGIGTDLDGAFGKEQCPYDLETIADLQKLPDMLSGRGYKAADIENIMHGNWLRFLRHAWK